One window of Brevibacillus choshinensis genomic DNA carries:
- the cyoA gene encoding ubiquinol oxidase subunit II, translating into MSGGKMLRQIHFWILAALATVLLSGCGSDYLVLNPKGPVAETQYNLIIISVILCAIIIVPVLALTAFIVYRYRDTPENKAPYKPTWAHNTTLEVIWWGIPIVIIAVLGYFTLRDTYALKENPNKEVKPMTIQVTALDWKWMFTYPDQNIATVNYLEIPAGVPIHFQVSAEAPMNSFWVPELGGQIYAMAGMATELYLQADEPGEFAGFSANFSGEGFAHMQFKVVAKPQNEFDQWVKQVKGTTPAMSKQDYDELKKPGVLKEEKMYSAFPEGLFEEIVQKYSHGHDMHHVMHPDEEATTKETEQGSDMSQMPGMDHSKMNH; encoded by the coding sequence ATGAGTGGAGGAAAAATGCTGAGGCAAATCCATTTTTGGATCTTGGCAGCGCTAGCGACTGTCCTGCTTTCAGGATGTGGAAGTGATTACCTTGTCCTGAATCCGAAGGGACCTGTAGCCGAAACGCAGTACAATCTCATTATCATCTCAGTGATTTTGTGCGCAATCATAATTGTTCCCGTTCTCGCGCTTACCGCTTTTATCGTCTATCGATATCGCGATACACCGGAGAACAAGGCACCTTACAAACCGACGTGGGCCCATAATACGACCCTTGAAGTGATTTGGTGGGGAATTCCGATCGTCATCATTGCTGTTTTGGGTTATTTCACGCTTCGTGACACATATGCGCTGAAAGAAAACCCGAATAAAGAAGTGAAGCCGATGACCATTCAGGTTACGGCGTTGGATTGGAAATGGATGTTTACTTACCCTGATCAAAATATCGCGACAGTTAACTACTTAGAAATTCCAGCGGGTGTACCGATTCATTTCCAAGTATCCGCTGAAGCGCCGATGAACTCGTTCTGGGTGCCTGAACTGGGCGGACAGATCTACGCGATGGCGGGGATGGCTACTGAGCTGTATCTGCAAGCAGATGAACCTGGCGAATTCGCAGGATTTAGCGCGAACTTCTCCGGTGAAGGCTTTGCTCATATGCAATTCAAAGTGGTTGCAAAGCCGCAAAATGAATTCGACCAATGGGTAAAGCAAGTGAAAGGTACAACACCTGCTATGTCCAAGCAAGATTATGATGAGTTGAAAAAGCCTGGTGTGCTGAAAGAGGAGAAAATGTATTCTGCATTCCCAGAAGGCTTGTTTGAAGAAATCGTACAGAAATATAGTCACGGTCACGACATGCACCACGTCATGCACCCAGACGAAGAAGCAACTACGAAAGAAACCGAGCAAGGCTCTGATATGAGCCAGAT